The window TTATGTATGAGGAAAGTAACCTTGAATCAGCACTTTGGATCGTGGTCATACGTGTCCATTGGTTAAAAATGTTCACCTATGAATTCAGCTGGAataatttaatttctcttttgaTTATTTTGTAGCTGCAGGTTTAAAGACAAATCCACCTTTTGATCCTCTTACACTGTGTTAGATCATCATGTCTGTGATGCTCACTTCATTAATTTGAGTCATTTGATAATTTTCCAAGAAAAAATGAATTCACTTTCCTCAGCTTGACTCATCGGCTCCTACTAGTTACAACTATCCCAGTGTCTCCCATAATGCGTTTCCAAAAAGTTGTATTAAGCTACATGGCCATCTAGTCTGTAAAAGGCATGCCAGTGATAAGGTCCAGTTTAGTTTACACCTCAATGGGAGTACAACTTGGTTTAAGCTTAAAACAAACAGATGCATTTCAAACTAAAGGTAGGATGTTTGAAAGAAGGTATTTAGAAGGCATGCAGGGTCTAATGACCCTATTGAGTTGCATTATAGGAACTGTAGGATCCATAATGAAATCAGGATAATAAATCAGGATATCTTATTTTCTGCTGTCAATTTTCACTGTTATTTGTCAAATCTGCCTCTTTTGTATTCTCCAACTTTTAAGTGCCACTTTATTGAAATGCTGAAATCGTGACATATCTTTGGCTGCATTGCATTTTGTTCTATTAAGGCAAGCAACTggtctctctgcctcttttacAGTGGAATTATCTGAATATTGGTGTAAAATAGTCAATCAAGATCTAAAATAGCTTCAATCTAAAAGCCTGATAGTCAAATATTGATATAAATCAGAGATAAACAAGCTGTTCTGGCCAGATGCGTTAGGGTTATCAGTAACAGCAGTATGATCCTTTGAATTTAAGACAAACAGATGCCCATCATACAGCTGAAAACAGACTAAAGAATGTCACAAAACCATGGCACACTCATTAAATGACATCTAATGCACATGCTAATATTGGCAACAATATTTTGGCTTGATGTGTGGCAAAACCATTGAAATATATGATTGCTTATAGAAAACAATACCTGATgctttaagtcattttaaattctcTGTCTGCAGTGAGGCAATGGAATAGTACACAACGGTAAAAGTTTCTTCAAGTTAAGGTGAAACAAGCATACTCCCTTTTGAAAAATAGCATTTCCCAAAGTGTGCATCATTTGGTATGTAACCAAAGTTAATATATCAATTATGTTTTGTAAATCTATCATAAGGAaggtcttgtgtgtgtgtgtgtgtttgtgtgtgtgtgtgtgtttttttttaatggagcgATCTCTTGAAAAAATAGACATCCATGCTTCATGCTTTGCATCCCATTGTGTCCACGCTTACTGCTCTGCGTAGTGTTCTTCATCTGTTCCCAAGAATActttttatattacatataaccaaaaaaggggggaaaaagtgcTGAAATAAGATTTGGTAAGGAGCAGCATTGGAAATGTTTGACCTTGTGTATAAAAGAtgaaaactcttttttttttcctgtgtgtgtgtgtttgggtttaAATGGATTTCCTTCTCCTCATGAGCTGGTGATTGTCTGTGAAGCTGTGAAGGCCCGGAGACACTGAGCTGATGGGCGAagggaagaagctgtttttcaagGTGCTGGGCGAAATTTCCTCGATCCTGTAGGAAACCGAGTGAAAGTACTGATTGGGGTTCAGCTGCGAGCTGAATGAGTTCTGATGAGAGAAGGCACAGCCCAGGCCTCCCATCCCTCCCCCAGAGCTGCCGAAGTCATGCGAGTGGTAGTGCATACAGGAACACACCGACTGCAAATCAGTCACTTCCGCCCGGTACGGCTCGCGCCGCCGCCGGCCACGCTGCAGCGACTCATCCTGGATGTGGATGATCATGCTGTTCCGGTTCCCAGCGAGCGAGGCCCTTTCCTCTGCATCCCTCCGCTCGTCCTCGCTGTTCATAGTCAGGAAGCGGAGCACCACCAGGTTGAGGAAAGCTCCGATGACTGTCAGGCCCACCAAGATGTACATGAAGCTAAAGGCCACATACAGAGGCTTCTTCTGTAGGGCCCTGTTCTTTTGGAGGGCCACAAAGTCCCCAAAGCCTATGGTTGTTAATGTGATGAAGCAGTAATAATACGACTGGAAGAAGCTCCAGTCCTCATAATGTGAGAAGGCCGCAGCCCCAATGCACAGTGTGCCGATGCAGGAGAAGAATCCCACGGTAACCATGTTCTCCATGGACACGTCTGTGATGCTCATACCGCAACACTTCTTGATACGCTTCAGGAGGTACTTCACAAAAGTGTTCATCCTCTCACCGAGACTTTGAAACATGACAAGAGTCAAAGGGATTCCCAGGACGgcataaaacatgcaaaaggCCTTCCCTGCGTCGGTTCCTGGCGCTGCATGCCCGTATCCTGAGAaaagagcagacagacagaagaaattAGTGATGCAGAACATTTCTGGATGCTTGTGGAGCAGCGGCAGCGTTACAAGCGTTACTCCgaccactaaaaaaaaaaaaaagccccagtTCAGCTTCTGTTTACAAACATGACCAAGCAAGAAATCTCTATAAGAATGGAAACACTGCCAAAAAAAGGGGGTATTGAATAGGTGCAAGCCACAGGAATGTGTCCGCTCGTTAATCTTATTTGGGCTCAAAGATTATGGTGGGAGGGGCATCCAATTAGTCAGAAGTTTCCGGTGAGGTAGAAGAGTTTTGGAGGAAGGATTGGAAAAGAGTCATGGAGGAGCCAAGTGAAGCTTTTAGCTTAATTAAACTTTATCTTTACACCACAAGCTGCTGACTCACACATAGACTTTTCAAAAATCAACCTATGGGGCTAACAATAGAATTCATACCCGTTATTAGATGTCATTTTCAAATTCGCTATAAATGAACATGTGTGCGCTGCAGAAAAGTTAGTAAAGTTAGTTCAGAGAAGCAGTATGAATGAAGCCGATCGCTGTTGAATATGCAGGGCTGAAAAAAGAGTATTGATTAGCTCTGCTCTACCACAGCCCATAACTGTGAGCATTAAACACCAAAATCTTAGCCAAGAAACACCCACCATCACTTGGCATGAGTATCACTTCAGCAACTGTCTTCCAAATGGAGACATAATATTTTTGGTGTATTTTACAGCTATTTATTCttttctacttctttttttttacagatatgTCCTGAGCGAGTGCTGTTTTGCGCTCTCAAATATTGATTCTGTCTTTTCCCATATGGCTTTCCACCCACTTGAGCATGTGTTCATGCactttagaaaaataaatctcaGCTCCGGCATCCTGATTTACACAAGCGATGGGTGTATTTGCATGTACAATTCATGTTATTCAGTCAGTGGAATTTAAATGAACATACAAGCACATGTAACAAACACTGCAAGATCAAGCTTTCAAGCCAATTTATTACTGTATGTAGATTTAAAGCTAAAACAAAATCCAATTTTCTTATAAACAAAGTATAAAATGAAGATCTGGAATGTTACAGCAGCCACTCCTAGTAATGAAGATTTGCTACCAACCCTGCAGGTCCCTCTCTTATCAGCGTCTTTGGTTTTCCCACAATTTAACTCTACTTTTATTAACTCTTATTTTCTCAGTACCTGTCTTCAGCAAATGACATCCATAAATCCAATGCACACTACCTgaccagcaccaaacagcataATAGCTGGTGAGCATATTGGGGCATattggagcatttagcagctaaagaggcCGATACTGTATTTCCCCCGGGTGttgattaaaacagaaacagagctaaaaggagggTGAATGTTGCACTGACATTGATGAGAAATTAATGAGTGACAAAATATTTTtggattgtcttttttttggagGCCTCAACAACAAACTTTAGCTTCTTAGCAAACTCCATAGCACTCTATCTGAGTTCAAACTCGTTTGACTACATTACTACACACTTACAGTCAAGTTTCATATAACACATGCCTTTTAGATTTGTAACATATCTTTTTGATATGAATTGAAAGCAATGTGGACCCACATGGTGATTATCCAGTTCAGCCCAATTGTATTTATTGAAAAAGCACAACAACAGATCATATCTCTGAGCCAACATTGATATAAATTAACTTCCTATTCTGAGTAAAATCTGTAATAGAGATCAGACTCTGAAATGGATTTACAATACAACTGaaagtgaggggggggggggggcatcccTTATCTTCGTGACTTATCCAGATGTTGACTGAATTTACAATTTGAAGTTCAATGAACATATTTCCTCAAGTCTAGCCATCTTATATAATCTTGTGTATCCCCTTTGGTCTGTATAAAATTGGTTCAGTTCAAAAGGACATAACTGGAAGTGCCCTGGTGGCCGAGGGATTTAATGCACTGACAATGAACCACAACATCCCCAGTCCCAAGTCTGGCCTCATTTGTCTTCCTTAATTTCCTGTCACCTCCCTACTGTCAGCTCTCTaacaaagacataaaataccaaagaaaacacaatgcAATTGTACTACAGTACGTTTGTTAAAAAGTGGAATCTCACTGTTTATTTACAGGCATGATTGCCCTTAACTACAAATCTGCTATAGTTtaatggaaatgtgcatgaaaaatttatttttttcctactttGTTTCCTTTGCCATTAAatagtaaatggtaaatggactgtacttatatagcacttttctagtctttttgaccactcaatgCGCTTTTACACCActtgtcacattcacccattcacacacattcatacactgatggcagcagctaccacgcagggtgccaacttGCTCATCACCATTCCCACACTTTCATACAGTATTGGCGCAATTTGGGGTAAAGTATCTTGCCccaggacacatcgacatgtggactggaggagccaggaatcaaaccatCGATCTTTCGAGTGTTGGATGACCCGGTCTACCTCCTGAGCAACAGCCACCCCATTAGTTTCTATTAATTTCAGAGCACCACCAAAAACCAAAATGCACTTGAGGCTACAGAGTAATTAGAAGAAATTATACTCAATTAACTTCACTTCACTGATGAAGAAAGTAAGTGGCATGAAATCTATTGAAAGAGCCAGTAAATTGGACTTTGAGTTCTCAAAATAACATTCCTTCTACTTCGACATAAAACAAATGGCATGGCAGAAAATAGAAGAGTAGAAAATAGAATCTAAAATGCTGTGGCATGCTTTGGGAAATGGTAGGCACACATGTTATACAGAGGTGTTTTATTAGATGCACACCGGTATGAACCTTGAAGTTGGAGGCCTGTGCAGGAAGCTGAAGGATCAGCAGCAGGTCAGCAGCAGCCCGGCTCTGTGCCGACTACAAATGAGCTGACTGAATTCCTTGAACACTAAGCAGCGACGGGCACGTGATTTCCACAGACGCACAATAGGAGCGGCTTCTATCAACAACATGGATGACCTCATTCACAATAtctaaaatacacaaatgttcATTGCTCTTCCATACAACATGGAGAGGATATTAATGGTAATGCACTCTGTGGAAATAAGATAAGCCCAATCCAGATATGATGCAAATCTGTATTTTACAATTTTATGGTTTAATCATTATAGTGGATAGGAGAAATTCACAGACATTGCCTCTTGAGTGACACATAATATATTCAAATTCATgtatagagaaaataaaattgGGAATGTCCACATACTGATTATAACAAGTTTGGGTCAAAGTAAACCTTGTGTAAAGAAGCATGCTTGTGGCgtcccaaaaaagaaaaaaaagtgttagtCAATTATAATTACATCTCAGGACAGATTTGTATTCTACCCAGccatctgtcttctttcctccttcctgaaAATTAGCAAATTAAttgatattgatttttattgCTTGAATTTGTTCTCGAAGAATAATTAGGACATCATGAATTACAGTGGCATCTGTGCAGAAATGACAGCTCTTATTTAATTTGAAAGTCGTCTGTGCTGACGGTTCATCACTGATCTTCTCCTCAGATAATCTCTCAACATTGTGGTGTTACATTCACAGCATTATACACCCAATAACAAATATTACTGTTTAGACTCATTCGAGGTTTGTCTCAACAGCCTCTCCAAGCTGCAATCAGACCTGAGTGTATTAGGTATTGATTTAGAAGGCAGCGACTGCAGAGTGACCACACTTGTACACCTTACAAGTGTTTGATGTGATATCCTGTTACTTGAGTTTAAAGTTGAACAGATTTAACACCATAGTGCTAATGTGATGGTAGTTGACAGTATTGTGAGTagtaaaaagtaagtaaaaaggacaaaaacatattttaaagtaatCAGATGAATGCTCAACAGCATTGCTGGAGATGATGTAACCACATGGATCCagaccacacacatacacattttctGGAAATGCATGATATAACCTTTCTGGTGGGATGTTCATTCAGCTCTCTGTGAAGTACTGGCTTATGTAATTTCCTAAATCTTGTCTTGTTTTATACCTCAGACATTTGGAAGGAACTGTGCAGGAGATCCTCCTGGGGGCTGGAAAGAAGATCATTACTAAGACCTGGCTCAAGGCTGAAGCACCAAGTTACAAATCATGCTTGTCAATCATAGATGATATAAGTGTGATGGAGAATCTTACATATAAGTGGAAATGATGAAGTAATTCTTCATAAAAGGCTGGGGAAATGGttaacatataaaacaaataaaggcaGAAATAATAAGGCAGACATGGTAGACCTCCCCCAACATATTGTATTGTTTGAGGAACTTGTATTATCATTAATGATCAAAGTATCCATATTTGTGATGTCATATCAGCTCcagctgtttcagtttcagctcCAACATTCATTAGTGTGTTTACATTTCCAAGGTAATAAAGGATGATTCACAAGGATTGACAGGGACTCAGTAAGATGACCTGCAGACCTACAGAGCAGATAAtaactaaagtaaagtaaaggtAATAAATAGTGACATTTACATATCTAGTAATGCGCACTTTGCTGCCATCCATCATTGACTGATACAAGACAATAAGACAAGAAATTCCTGGAAGCctttctgtttgattttttgTCTCGAATCTCTTCTCTTCTACAAAGCATCTGACACCTTGAACAGACATATGTTATTTTTCAGCCTCAAATaagtaaacaaaagaaaaaaaagtaaaaagttatCACAGATTATTACTTAAACTATGCCATTAATTTTTTTGCGAGCTTGTCTTTTAAAGTATTTCTTTGATGTCTTTGATGGGATGTGTGTTTTCCGTGGCAGTGCCGCGCTTTGTAATCTGTTTGTCCTCTTATAATGACTCTATTATCTGCTGTTGTCTTGGGAACAGACATATTTGCTCTGCCACACAGAGCCCTGCCATGCACAGGTGCTTTTGTGCTCATGTGTGCACAGGTGaaacgtgtgtttgtgtacagcGCAGTGTGTAGTGCAGTGGAAAGTGGAATCACAGTCTTTACTGGATGATAAAAGCACAAGAAAGACGCGGTCACTCAAACATTACATaagacacattttgaaaatggagGGTTGTGTTCTGGACATCGATGCAGGCATTTAGTTGAGGGGGGGAAAAGAAAGACATGTTTTCAATTCATGTTCTCCTGCAAGCTGCTGCAGGCAAGATTTGtatgtaaaaacacagcagtcTTATCAGCTAGAAGCACAAAGTGTGTCTGCAACAGGAGGAAAACAACAATTCACCAATTGAGATGCTGAAAATTTGCCTGGTTGGCCAAAATTCTAATCTGATGTGTACATGGGTGCTCATTTGAGAAATGTCTCTTATAATAAACAGATTTTCCTTAAACATCAATCTGGGCTTTCTGTAAAAAATATTACTAAAGGTGTTTGGATAATTGATTGCTTTTATGAAATATTGATTCAtctaaaacaacacaataaaaacaataacaggATTTTTCAGTGTATCCTACCATGAGCTACAAACTACAAAATCTTAGGTCAGTCATGCTCTCAGCTTCTCTCACAGAATTTCaactgaacacattttttgtaccGCTGCCTGCACATCTGTTGAGTCATTCTTCAAATGTTTGAACAAACCAGAGTGGGAAGTGTGATAGCACATTGACACAAAGGTGCCTCGTGAAAATATGTTTAGTGTCATTTTTAAGTAGGAGTGGGTTAAAAGTGTGACTCAATACACTTTCATGTTATAATATTTTCTATAGCCCTACTTACTATAAAACAGAACCAAGTCTACAGCTTAATCAGTACAGCAGTCATTTCAGAAAAATACTTATGTCAGCATTGGTTTGCATTAGAACTGGTTTGGAGCctagaaaaaaggaaacatgccTCACTACCTTGAACTGAAGCAAATGGTAGCTTAATGGAAACACAGAGTGGCACACAATTGGGCTAAAATTAGTTACTTTAGTTAAATTATGAAGCTAGGTTTTGTAATCAAGCAACAttgaatttaaaatattgtGACAACAGTCTGACTGAATGGGAGTCCAGGAGAGCAACGACAAACtatcaatcacagctgtcaatcaacacccacatggcagacatcaaagTCTTCCAATTTCACAAATTGAAATCTGTCTAATGACTGCACTAGATGAAAAGCCAGGGGGTCACCAAAGTTAATTGATCCTGAAGGGGACATGACTGTCTCtatcaaatttcatggcaattcatttaatagttgttgagatatttcactcaagATCACACATTTTAACCTCATGGAGGTGCTACAGGACACGTCAGGAGATCACAAAAGTCATTGGGATACAGCATTTGGAATGTATGGAAGGAAAGTGAAAATTCCGATGATTCATTTTCTAAGTCTGATCTAAattgttttctctcctgtgtttaTAACCTAGAACAGGTGAAAAAAGCTTTGCCAGGAttatctttccttttttgtttttatctgtgaAACAGATGGGAAGAAACAATCATTTACCGGATGAACATAAAAAAAGCTTTGCAAGgataatttgatttatttattttttccaattGTGAAATACGTTTGGTAggtgaatgttttttgttttttttgtcaggatcatttttaaaaagtgtttgttgttgtaatacCCATTTTTGTCACATAAGTGCACCCCTATGTTCTAAATAGACTCAAAGCATCCTTTTTCTTCCACAAAGTGTGTTAGCAAGTCAAGTAACATTAATGTCATGGCTTTCTTGTGGctagaaatatattttaatcagcACTACTCCACATCGTGGAAGCAAGAATTTAAAGATTCAATACAATGAAAATTGTGAATTTAAATCTCATTTAATTTTGGTAACATTCGGTATGTTCATTTAAAATTGCCCAaattcatcaatcaatcattaaagAACTGTTGTTATGAAAATGATGGAAGCCCTATGTTCTCTATCCCCCTGGATATCCATAGAATCAAACCATTTCAGATATCCAAACTGCTTCCTTGAAGAGATTTTATAATCTACCCAGGTTACCCTGATTGGCTCAGTTCATTTTCAGCAGTTGTAAAGGAATATCAGCTAATTAGTCCACAAGAAATGAAAGTAGTTTGGTCCAGTTTAGTTAATCTTAGTGGATCAAAAGCATCCACTACAACTGTGACAATTTATTCATCACCTGTTAGCCAATGTTGATCTCCCATAGAAACCAATTACACAGCAGCCCATGAATTTGTTCACATTTCAAAGCTTCATATACTATGATACTAAATTGACATCCCCATTAACATACTAAGGCTGCCCTCAGAGAGGATGAACTAATAGATATGTAACAAATCAAATGACACATCTGAACAAAATGACACATCTTACAATAACATTCCACAAGAAGCTTTTTTCTGTCTGAATTACCCTCATTATACTAAGTCTTTAAGGACTGTGCCTTTGAATATTATTTACAATGAAACAGTCTAAAAGaagcacattttaaatatcTCAGTCTGGATAGCATGTTTATTGGTAGCAAAAGACAACCTTCTTTTGGGTAATTCAGTTGTTAGAAAGCCTCATTTACATAAGTACAGGCCTTCTGCTAAACAGCTTTGGTAGGCCTCTGGTGCTGTAGCAGCAAACTCCTGTTTTCACATGCAAATGAGTTTTGAGGCAAAGTTGTGGTAAAGAAGTGTGGCACCTGTGGTTTCTATTTGCAACACAAACAATGTGTGGCATTTCTGTCACATTTCACTGGTGCAACATTCAAGttaacaaaaacatacatacaatgCTGCATATTATAAGCACTTCAAGATCTAAAATTTGGACACATACAATCATGCAGtctaataaaaacaacagacagcatatgtattattatacatgtttattaattaaaacatttaatttcaataaaacaaaatgaaaaaacaatttagatatatatatatgtatatatatatatatatatatatatatatatatatatatatatatatatatatatatgtatttaaggAAAATGGGAACACTGCAACGTGGGAAACAACCAAAGAAAAAGTGGTAATGTGTCTGCTCTGCAAATGAAAAAATGCAATTAGTTTTGTAATGGcaaatattttcatatatttgcctATAAAATTGAGCAACAGATATTTCAGACAAAAATGaacttttatatattaaaaacatctcTGTGTTAATTGATGGGCTGTTAGGATTATGAAGCACCAACCACCTACAGTGTTTTCAAAATTAATGACAGTCTTGCTTAGGATGAAATGAAAAGCCCTAAAAGATGGAGCGAGTAATGGACTATGGTTTATGCTCAAATGATTGGTAAAGTGGTATAATAAACCATACTTGCTATTAAGCTGAATGCTCGGaaactttttcatattaaagAAATGTCTTCATAGCATATAGTTTAATTAGATACTGATAATAAAGGTCTTTTAAGTTTTCAGCTTACTGCCTGGCTGGCATTACCAATATGGAACCAACTTGACATTAAATGGTttaattttgtaatattttatctataaaagcATGCAAATAGTGACATTAGCCAGAAACTTCATGTTGTCATGTTCTCATCTGATCAGGTTCAGGTACATGGCCAAGGGAACCTTCGGGTGTGCTTTGACATTTGAGTtatgtatactgtatttctCTTACAGATTTTATCAAGAGGAAGgatgattcatttaaatgaaatgactcCTCTCCACTCAACAATTATCTTATTTCACATATCATGACAAGCAAAGAGAAGGGTCTAAAAGTAAGAAATGAAAGGGAATGTACAACTGAAAGTGAGAAGTGTAATTATAATGTAGAGTGAGCTGAAATTGGATCTTTTTAAGGCATTGCACGTTGTACAATTATTACTGTGTTTCACATGAAAGTATTCATGAGGTAAGACTAACaacactttattttctctctgagCACTTTCATCTGCGAACACAATCAAGTTTAGCTCACTGCTCAAATATGCTTGGATAGCTTGGGTCATATTTTATACCACCTTACCTACGCACAGCTGATCAGATTTGAATTTCTCCCCAACAGTTTGTGGAGGTCTCATTCTGCCCTCTGAAATAAAACAGCATCATTCAGAGTCATAGTTGGTATTACTTTGTattcattaaatatataaacaaagcTTATTAACCTTTCATGACCTCCTACTTCATGATGTGGCTTACACGTGTAAGATGAAATTGTTGGACCCACAAGTCAAAGGTTGGACTTCCCTCTGGaatattaaacaaacacaaatgagcTGCCTGGTCTCAAAGGGTAATTTAGATAATTGGTTCTCAAATTGGGGTCCAGGAACCCCTGTGGATCCTTGAGGGGGTTCCAGAGAGTCCCAATAAAAATAGGGAGTAGTTCAATTTTACTAATCTCCTACTCATTAGAAGTTAGATCAGAATAACCGTGGTTGTCTTCCCACCTACAGTACAGACAGTTGTGGAATTCTCtattaaatcatgtttaacAACTACAGTCTCATATGGGGGTCCCTTGGACAAAGTCTTATCGAATTAGGGTCCATGGTTTGTCATACATCAATTTGGGGGCCCTTGACATAAAAATGTTTGACAACCAATTGACCAAGTATGAATGATTCAACTGTCAACCCAATTCTGATTAAAAATGAGCATTGCACTATAATTGCAATATTTAATAAACAGCATCAAATTCCAaatcataaatatgaataacgaccatattcatttatattgccaaaattaaaatgtatccaAAGTACTTATTCtatttttctgctgtgtgtaaCGATTATTAAATATACACAATTATCCTATTCCCCTAGCAAGTGTTCAAATGTCCcacttatatatatttttttattttcattggtAAAACATTCATAAAGGATGAATTGTCTCTGTTACAATGATTAACGTTACAGTTAACTAATGTTAGCTATGCAGATGACTTTACCCAGGTTACAGCTGTTAGCCATCAACAATACGGTTTTTGCTCACTAGCTAGCAAATTAGCTAACAGCTAACGTCAGTTTAGCTAAAAATAACGGCAGATTAGTGCCAGTAGTAGTGGTAACTTTATTGACATTATATTCAGGGTTGGACAAATATATAACAAAATTTAGAAATGTCTAGCCTAAAGAAAGACATTGTATTACTTGCTAACACACAATATCTTTTCATTGGGTTTAAGTACATTGAGAAATTAACACTCACCTGTAAGAAAAGATGAATTAACTTGTTGTAGTGGTGCACCTCAGCCGATAACCAAATAACTAAACTATTGAAATGATCctgatttttttgttctttttttttaaacaacaacaacaactactactgtttcacagatttaaaaaaattgtgaaacagtaaaaaaaaccttAGAAACATTATCCTGGCAAAACCTTGTTTTTCCTGTTCTTAAGTCAtaaacacaggagagaaaacaatTTAGATCAGATTTAGAAAATGTATCTCTCAATTGTCTCTAAGGCCTTCTCTAGGAAACCATTAATGCATACAAAATAGTCCATCCAAGAGTTGTTTATGTATTTCACTGGATAATACAACTTGGACCTACTGGTGGC is drawn from Scomber japonicus isolate fScoJap1 chromosome 15, fScoJap1.pri, whole genome shotgun sequence and contains these coding sequences:
- the kcnk9 gene encoding potassium channel subfamily K member 9 — its product is MALRTGRTWFGQVLRRVSRLQGSWSRRSSSLLCLSANQEQDLGVCPRDHRKAREFHRCPDTGVHLGHRHRSAPFCASASRRCPHGFPHACCAFPGNPRGHEPLGRRFLLAMKRQNVRTLSLIICTFTYLLVGAAVFDALESDFEMREKEQLEAEEKRLQGKYNISEDDYRKLETIIMEAEPHRAGVQWKFAGSFYFAITVITTIGYGHAAPGTDAGKAFCMFYAVLGIPLTLVMFQSLGERMNTFVKYLLKRIKKCCGMSITDVSMENMVTVGFFSCIGTLCIGAAAFSHYEDWSFFQSYYYCFITLTTIGFGDFVALQKNRALQKKPLYVAFSFMYILVGLTVIGAFLNLVVLRFLTMNSEDERRDAEERASLAGNRNSMIIHIQDESLQRGRRRREPYRAEVTDLQSVCSCMHYHSHDFGSSGGGMGGLGCAFSHQNSFSSQLNPNQYFHSVSYRIEEISPSTLKNSFFPSPISSVSPGLHSFTDNHQLMRRRKSI